CCGAACTGCGCAAGAAGGTCAAGGCGTACCTGCAGGACCACGACACCGAGGGCCTGCACATCCAGATCATGCCGCAGGTCTGGGCCATGCGATACACGCTGGAGCGGGTCACCCGCGGACAGGACACCATCGCCGTCACCGGAAACATCCTGCGTGACTACCTCACCGACCTGTTCCCGATTCTGGAGCTCGGCACGAGCGCCAAGATGCTGTCGATCGTGCCGCTGATGGCGGGCGGCGGAATGTACGAGACGGGCGCGGGTGGATCGGCGCCAAAGCACGTGCATCAGCTGGTCGAAGAGAACCACCTGCGGTGGGATTCGCTCGGCGAGTTCCTCGCGCTGGGCGCCTGCTTCGAGGATCTGGGCACCAAGACGGACAACAAGCGCGCCACCCTGCTCGGCAAGACGCTCGACGGCGCGATCGGCAAGCTGCTGGAGAACGACAAGGGCCCGTCGCGCAAAACCGGTGAGCTCGACAACCGCGGCAGCCAGTTCTACCTCGCCATGTATTGGGCGCAGGAACTCGCCGAACAGAGCGAGGACAAGGAGCTCGCCGACCACTTCGCCGCGCTCGCGAAATCGCTTGCCGAGAACGAGGAGACCATCGTGTCTGAACTTGCAGAGGTGCAAGGGGATTCGGTGGACATCGGTGGTTACTACTGGCCCGACCCGGAGAAGACCACCGCGATCATGCGGCCGAGCAAGACGCTGAACTCGACCCTGGAGTCCGCGCGCGGCTGAGGCCTCGGCCGTGAACCGGCCGGTGCATGGTCAGGACGGTGCAATCGCCCGCAAGATCATCTCGGTCAGCTGCTCGACATAGTCCTCGGTGACCGGCACGCCGCGGATGGTCTGGCGCCAGTAGATCGCCGAGGGAACCAAGTCGAGCACCAGGTCGATGTTGGTGGCGGCGGGCAGTTCCCCCCGAACGATCGCGCGCTCGAAGACGACGCGGCTCCGCTCGCGCCGCGGGTCACCCAGCATCGCCTTGACCGCCCGTCCCAGGGCCGGGTCTCGTGTTGTCTCGGCGATCAAGTCGGGCAGGATCCGCGAGGCTTGCGGGTGATTGAGCCAGGCCAGCAGCGAGGCGATCATCTCGGTCAGATCGGAGCGCAGACTTCCGGTATCGGGCGCCGCGGCCAGGCTGACGCCCAGCTCCCCGAGGACGGCGATCGCCATTGCCTGCTTTGACGGCCAGCGGCGATACAGGGCGCTCTTGCCGACGCCGGCGCGTTTGGCGACTCCTTCCATCGCGAGCCGTCCGTAAC
The sequence above is drawn from the Mycobacterium gallinarum genome and encodes:
- a CDS encoding TetR/AcrR family transcriptional regulator — encoded protein: MSPRAPTGAALLQPHITRAITDAVLDEWAERGYGRLAMEGVAKRAGVGKSALYRRWPSKQAMAIAVLGELGVSLAAAPDTGSLRSDLTEMIASLLAWLNHPQASRILPDLIAETTRDPALGRAVKAMLGDPRRERSRVVFERAIVRGELPAATNIDLVLDLVPSAIYWRQTIRGVPVTEDYVEQLTEMILRAIAPS